One segment of Rhodopirellula baltica SH 1 DNA contains the following:
- a CDS encoding efflux RND transporter permease subunit, translated as MTADSTKPSFLERPGPWGLTVALLILMGFFFFMPSAFRAARMGLKNKENDVKDWLPSDFPETAELDWFADHFAGESFVLLTWEGCNVGDQRLRLFEDKLLHESANYREQLAADEAWGENALSLAEVQTRVRARELGEELELLPPGQDLTNWGGEDEKWLASADGTWYYIKPDGKLFRWEESMNGPAALVRKFNKSIGEYELKGQFVTAFGEPSTTERINPFYNDPMLLCAPLFQTVQTGATIAEQLAAEGGPLWPIDLTDVTKKPIVAKRLAMERLTGTLFAPAVPHEFDWTAESFIEKLPEESRSGLPADAPETIERALETFVVERLDGDREKLATSLTQTQTDAWYAVYDALGVEPPPRLTCLLVTLTDLAKDNLAFAVGRGTLGTPQGRLLQLAQQSGIQPPLPPSSAPPPFNREPPESIGGMPPLRMGGPPIDNIAIDEEGTITLVRLVGYCILVGVLLSYFCFRSFKVTIMLFVVGGSAAMLSMSMVGWTGGRVDAILMSMPSLVYVLGLSGSIHVINYYRDEVRFRGRRGAATRALKHAALPCTLAALTTAIGLASLFTSNLKPISNFGLYSAIGVISTLGVLFSYLPAALETFSPQFGQDKAEERKRLAAEKRKTEATVDTNSGSTPTKGAVSGELELAAWWAGVGRWITGNHAIVSIACIVGLAIASLGLFKITTSVQLLKLFDPQARILRDYAWLEDHFGNLVPMEIVVRMPPEIQRPERLASASTEEEGDDQDRLSDPISLSLLERIEAVARIRKVVTRSLGEEGIAKVGQASSMDTFIAPLPDVSNGWSNTRSQFNSRLNESRDELLTSDYVKIEKNGPLKDSELWRLSLRVSALSDVDYGLFINELKDAVDPVVQAYRVRAKLLRELQQPDGTQLPKAKVLVLGAQNVVELDSANLVTTDEISGERVVDQRAIFLSTLRELLGNERIRQSWIDPDAEDAIAKPTDENWDRRIAAADVVIDLAGLSFQASTSKTVAATEPVESYAAGAERLISAMEVISRPIPKHILSLDKVADGQPNRLPVFELDEPATPQVIYTGVVPVVYKAQRTLLGSLVESILLAFVLIGFVMIVLLNPGSFPGQWLAPSNLRAGFAAGAVSMIPNVFPVLLVFGVMGHLRTAVDIGTMMTASVAMGVAVDDTIHFLTWFRQFLEEGKSRKEAVIETYRRVGPAMTQTTIVGGLGLFIFAMSTFTPTQRFGTLMLVMLAAALIGDLILLPALLAGPLGKVFKPRHDHLGKPAFDPGQSVSAESPSSLDAVQPERPTEGIVVTEDTPVLKVHKPPTRTESNHPSRKG; from the coding sequence ATGACCGCAGATTCAACCAAGCCGTCGTTCCTGGAGCGGCCTGGCCCGTGGGGACTGACCGTGGCTTTGTTGATCCTCATGGGATTCTTCTTTTTCATGCCCTCGGCGTTCCGCGCCGCCCGCATGGGTTTGAAGAACAAAGAGAACGACGTCAAAGATTGGTTGCCCAGCGATTTCCCGGAAACGGCGGAATTGGACTGGTTCGCGGATCACTTTGCCGGTGAAAGTTTTGTTCTGTTGACCTGGGAAGGATGCAACGTCGGCGATCAGCGATTGCGATTGTTCGAAGACAAACTGTTGCACGAATCAGCCAACTACCGCGAACAGCTCGCGGCAGACGAAGCATGGGGTGAGAACGCTTTGTCACTGGCGGAAGTTCAAACGCGCGTGCGTGCGCGTGAACTGGGCGAAGAGCTGGAACTTTTGCCTCCCGGTCAAGATTTGACCAACTGGGGTGGCGAAGACGAGAAGTGGTTGGCATCGGCCGATGGGACTTGGTACTACATCAAACCAGACGGCAAATTGTTCCGGTGGGAAGAATCGATGAACGGGCCGGCCGCTTTGGTCCGCAAGTTCAACAAATCCATCGGCGAATACGAGTTGAAAGGTCAATTCGTAACGGCATTTGGCGAGCCATCGACCACGGAACGGATCAACCCGTTTTACAACGACCCGATGTTGTTGTGCGCTCCGTTGTTTCAAACCGTTCAAACGGGAGCCACAATCGCCGAACAGTTGGCCGCCGAGGGTGGTCCGCTGTGGCCGATCGATTTGACCGACGTGACCAAAAAGCCAATCGTTGCCAAACGACTGGCTATGGAACGTTTGACGGGAACACTGTTCGCCCCCGCGGTACCGCACGAGTTTGACTGGACCGCGGAATCATTCATTGAAAAGCTTCCCGAAGAAAGCCGCTCGGGCTTACCAGCGGATGCACCGGAAACAATCGAGCGTGCCCTCGAAACCTTCGTCGTCGAACGTCTCGATGGCGACCGCGAAAAACTTGCGACGTCGCTGACGCAAACGCAAACAGACGCTTGGTACGCCGTCTACGATGCATTGGGCGTCGAACCGCCACCACGATTGACGTGTTTGTTGGTAACGCTGACTGATCTGGCAAAGGACAATCTCGCGTTCGCCGTTGGACGTGGCACACTTGGGACTCCGCAAGGTCGATTGCTGCAACTGGCTCAGCAATCAGGCATCCAGCCACCGTTGCCGCCCAGCAGCGCGCCACCGCCGTTCAATCGCGAACCGCCGGAATCCATCGGAGGCATGCCACCTCTGCGAATGGGCGGTCCACCGATTGACAACATCGCCATCGACGAAGAAGGCACCATCACGCTGGTTCGCTTGGTCGGTTACTGCATCTTGGTCGGTGTGCTGCTTTCATATTTCTGCTTCCGCAGCTTCAAAGTCACCATCATGTTGTTCGTCGTCGGCGGTTCCGCCGCGATGCTCAGCATGTCGATGGTGGGTTGGACGGGCGGCCGCGTCGACGCGATTTTGATGTCGATGCCTTCGCTGGTTTATGTGCTGGGGTTGTCCGGATCGATTCACGTCATCAATTACTACCGTGACGAAGTTCGTTTTCGAGGCAGACGTGGGGCGGCAACTCGCGCGCTCAAGCACGCTGCACTGCCGTGTACGCTGGCCGCACTCACGACTGCGATCGGACTGGCGTCGCTGTTCACCAGCAATCTCAAACCGATCAGCAACTTCGGTTTGTATTCCGCGATCGGCGTGATCTCGACGCTGGGCGTTTTGTTCAGTTATTTGCCCGCCGCGCTGGAAACTTTCTCGCCACAATTCGGCCAAGACAAAGCCGAAGAACGCAAGCGACTCGCCGCCGAAAAACGAAAAACGGAAGCAACCGTCGACACCAATTCCGGATCGACACCGACGAAGGGTGCCGTATCGGGTGAGTTGGAATTGGCCGCTTGGTGGGCTGGAGTCGGACGTTGGATCACCGGGAATCATGCGATTGTCAGTATCGCTTGCATCGTCGGATTGGCGATCGCATCGTTGGGGTTGTTCAAAATCACCACGTCGGTGCAATTGCTCAAGTTGTTTGATCCCCAGGCCCGCATCCTTCGCGATTACGCTTGGTTGGAAGATCACTTTGGCAATCTGGTGCCGATGGAAATTGTCGTCCGAATGCCCCCCGAAATTCAACGGCCCGAACGCCTGGCGTCCGCATCGACTGAAGAGGAAGGCGACGACCAAGATCGCTTGTCCGATCCGATTTCGCTGAGCTTGCTGGAACGAATCGAGGCCGTCGCACGGATTCGCAAGGTCGTCACGCGATCCCTCGGAGAAGAAGGCATCGCAAAAGTTGGGCAAGCGTCCAGCATGGATACTTTCATCGCCCCACTTCCGGATGTCAGCAACGGTTGGAGCAACACGCGGTCCCAATTCAACAGCCGACTGAACGAATCTCGCGACGAGTTGTTGACCAGCGACTACGTCAAAATCGAAAAGAATGGTCCGCTAAAAGACAGCGAACTGTGGCGACTTAGCCTGCGAGTCAGCGCTCTTTCGGACGTCGACTATGGATTGTTCATCAACGAGTTGAAAGACGCGGTCGATCCTGTTGTGCAAGCCTACCGGGTGCGAGCAAAATTGCTCCGCGAATTGCAGCAACCTGACGGAACACAGCTTCCCAAGGCAAAGGTCTTGGTTCTCGGCGCACAGAACGTCGTGGAGTTGGATTCCGCGAATTTGGTCACGACTGATGAAATATCGGGTGAACGCGTCGTCGACCAACGTGCCATTTTCTTGTCGACGTTGCGTGAACTGTTGGGCAATGAACGCATCCGTCAAAGCTGGATCGATCCAGATGCCGAAGATGCAATCGCGAAACCGACCGATGAAAATTGGGACCGCCGAATCGCGGCCGCGGATGTGGTGATCGACTTGGCTGGGTTAAGTTTCCAGGCTTCGACTTCGAAGACGGTCGCCGCGACGGAGCCTGTTGAATCATATGCCGCCGGAGCGGAACGTTTGATCTCGGCCATGGAAGTGATCTCGCGGCCAATTCCAAAACACATCCTTTCGCTCGACAAAGTCGCCGACGGACAACCCAATCGCTTGCCCGTTTTTGAGCTCGATGAACCGGCCACGCCACAGGTCATCTACACCGGTGTCGTGCCGGTTGTCTACAAAGCTCAAAGGACGTTGCTGGGCAGTTTGGTGGAATCGATCCTGCTCGCGTTTGTGCTGATCGGTTTTGTGATGATCGTGTTGCTCAACCCCGGATCTTTCCCTGGCCAATGGTTGGCACCGTCCAACTTGCGAGCTGGTTTTGCCGCTGGTGCGGTTTCGATGATTCCAAACGTGTTCCCGGTGTTGCTGGTATTCGGAGTCATGGGGCACCTGCGAACCGCCGTGGACATCGGAACCATGATGACCGCCAGCGTCGCGATGGGAGTCGCAGTCGACGACACGATTCACTTCCTGACGTGGTTCCGTCAATTCCTCGAGGAAGGCAAATCTCGAAAGGAAGCGGTGATCGAAACGTACCGACGCGTCGGCCCCGCAATGACTCAAACCACCATCGTCGGCGGGTTGGGGCTGTTCATTTTCGCTATGTCCACTTTCACTCCGACCCAACGTTTTGGAACGTTGATGTTGGTGATGTTGGCCGCCGCGTTGATCGGTGACTTGATCCTCTTGCCGGCGTTGCTTGCAGGACCTCTCGGAAAGGTCTTCAAACCACGGCATGACCATTTGGGAAAGCCCGCGTTTGATCCAGGACAATCGGTGAGCGCTGAGTCCCCATCGTCGCTCGATGCCGTCCAACCCGAACGCCCCACCGAAGGGATCGTGGTGACGGAGGACACTCCGGTGTTGAAGGTTCACAAGCCACCGACGCGGACCGAATCCAACCATCCTTCTCGAAAAGGGTGA
- a CDS encoding transaldolase family protein, giving the protein MPSRSHPRESHLSIRNPRSELMSESLQSLIDSGTKLYLDSVEPSEIDQNLKWGAVGATSNPAIISGIVKAGGFDDRIDALLSEGHDDEAIAWALTDELVSDAEKKFASIHESTGGNAGWVSFELDPILEDPDQNLSASDIASRYIELGKQWNAGHTNRMIKVPATEAGLLALEELAAAGITLNVTLMFTADQYHAAREAIWKGAQRAAESGVRSLDQFKSVYSIFISRIDVYTQKELPNLSADAQGQVGILNAKRIWKENQEFWADKNLKLEQELIFASTGTKSKDDPPWKYVAALAGSDIQTNPPATNEAVDASGKKFTSEVADMPSQAVQDEIDAALDIKAMHKFLMDEGVDKFVKPQRELLAIISAKREELTKQA; this is encoded by the coding sequence ATGCCGTCTCGTTCGCATCCCCGCGAATCACACTTGTCTATTCGAAACCCACGAAGTGAATTGATGTCTGAATCTCTCCAGTCCCTGATCGACTCCGGAACAAAGCTGTACTTGGATTCGGTTGAGCCATCCGAAATTGACCAGAACCTCAAGTGGGGGGCCGTCGGCGCCACCAGCAACCCCGCCATCATTTCGGGCATCGTGAAGGCGGGCGGTTTTGACGATCGCATTGACGCGTTGCTGAGCGAAGGTCACGACGACGAAGCCATCGCATGGGCTTTGACGGATGAGTTGGTGTCTGACGCGGAAAAGAAATTCGCCTCGATTCACGAATCCACCGGCGGCAACGCTGGCTGGGTCAGCTTCGAACTCGATCCGATCTTGGAAGACCCCGACCAAAACCTATCCGCATCCGACATTGCCAGCCGCTACATCGAGTTGGGCAAGCAGTGGAACGCCGGTCACACCAACCGAATGATTAAGGTTCCCGCGACGGAAGCTGGTTTGTTGGCATTGGAAGAATTGGCCGCCGCCGGAATCACTTTGAACGTGACGTTGATGTTCACCGCCGACCAATACCACGCTGCTCGCGAAGCCATTTGGAAGGGTGCCCAGCGTGCAGCCGAATCGGGAGTGCGATCATTGGATCAATTCAAATCCGTGTACAGCATTTTTATCTCGCGAATTGATGTCTACACGCAGAAGGAATTGCCAAACCTGTCAGCTGACGCGCAAGGCCAAGTGGGCATCTTGAACGCCAAGCGAATTTGGAAAGAGAACCAGGAGTTCTGGGCCGACAAAAACCTGAAGCTGGAACAAGAATTGATCTTCGCCAGCACGGGAACCAAGAGCAAAGATGACCCACCTTGGAAGTATGTCGCCGCTCTGGCCGGCAGCGATATTCAAACCAACCCGCCGGCGACCAACGAAGCCGTCGATGCGAGCGGAAAGAAATTCACCAGCGAAGTGGCCGACATGCCATCACAAGCGGTCCAAGATGAAATTGACGCCGCTTTGGACATTAAGGCGATGCACAAGTTCCTGATGGATGAAGGCGTCGACAAGTTCGTCAAGCCACAGCGAGAACTGTTGGCGATCATCTCCGCCAAACGCGAAGAACTGACGAAGCAAGCCTAG
- a CDS encoding S41 family peptidase has protein sequence MDLLTTINRCLAFDKQADQSNEGKAIAKHARRRRVAGRMRTFALVVGAIAVGGSSMPAFAQGFVPSRGPTVSAPTNDAERKLEEQERARALTDGIELEDAGQWSDAIDHYESATRRFPQDRILYQRLLISRLRFDVNRRYQDQTYLRSLRDMTTSQSLDLYSEILANLQTHYVDTIEWSRVLLHGTAALETALDDETFVQTMLPNATPEQIEKFRMEIHHRISQRSTQSRFDLRATVSQVASMAQQELGLSGTATVLEFVSGAVSTLDTYTRLLSPGQLDDMFSTIDGNFVGLGVELKPGEDCLNILSVIPGGPADEAGIVAGDRIMGVDAISAADRDPDYVADLLRGPEGSLVSLEIASVDQQPRSIRVARRRVDVPCVENIHLVDTDAKIGYFRLTNFQKSTPAEVEKALWALSRQGMRSLIIDLRDNPGGLLPASVEVADRFIDNGRILTTRGRNARENFDYSAHRANTWNVPLAVLIDRNSASASEIFSGAIRDSNRGTVVGEKSYGKGSVQGIFRMQAAQFGLCLTTAKFYSPSGRAISRNGVEPHLSVPPTYIAARPDENGRLVTELEDDVLQRAIEHLAQPAH, from the coding sequence ATGGACCTGTTAACGACGATCAATCGATGCCTTGCTTTTGACAAGCAAGCGGACCAATCAAACGAAGGCAAAGCGATTGCCAAGCACGCTCGTCGGCGACGAGTCGCTGGCCGCATGCGGACGTTTGCATTGGTCGTCGGTGCGATCGCCGTCGGCGGATCTTCCATGCCCGCGTTTGCACAAGGCTTCGTGCCTTCACGTGGTCCTACCGTTTCCGCCCCCACCAACGACGCCGAACGCAAACTCGAAGAACAAGAGCGTGCTCGAGCGTTGACTGATGGCATTGAACTGGAAGATGCCGGTCAGTGGAGCGACGCAATCGACCACTACGAATCGGCAACTCGCCGGTTCCCGCAGGACCGCATCCTGTATCAGCGACTGCTGATCAGCCGGTTACGATTTGACGTCAACCGCCGCTATCAAGATCAAACGTACTTGCGATCGCTGCGTGACATGACAACGTCGCAGTCATTGGACTTGTACAGCGAGATTTTGGCGAACCTGCAAACGCACTATGTTGACACGATTGAGTGGTCACGAGTGTTGCTGCACGGCACCGCGGCTCTCGAAACCGCGTTGGATGATGAAACGTTCGTGCAAACGATGCTTCCCAATGCGACACCGGAACAGATTGAGAAGTTCCGAATGGAAATCCACCACCGGATCAGTCAGCGGTCCACCCAAAGTCGATTTGACTTGCGAGCGACCGTGTCTCAGGTTGCGTCCATGGCTCAGCAAGAACTCGGCTTGAGCGGAACGGCGACGGTTCTGGAGTTCGTATCGGGTGCGGTTTCGACGTTGGACACGTACACTCGTTTGCTGTCGCCTGGACAACTAGACGACATGTTCAGCACCATTGATGGCAACTTCGTTGGACTCGGCGTCGAGTTGAAGCCTGGCGAAGACTGTTTGAACATTTTGTCGGTGATTCCGGGTGGCCCCGCCGATGAAGCCGGTATCGTCGCTGGCGATCGAATCATGGGCGTGGACGCGATTTCCGCCGCTGACCGTGACCCTGACTACGTTGCCGATTTGCTGCGTGGTCCCGAGGGTTCGTTGGTGTCACTCGAGATCGCTTCCGTTGATCAACAACCACGTTCCATCCGAGTCGCACGACGCCGGGTCGACGTGCCATGTGTTGAAAACATTCACTTGGTCGACACGGATGCCAAGATTGGCTACTTCCGACTGACAAATTTTCAAAAGTCGACGCCCGCGGAAGTGGAGAAAGCACTTTGGGCACTCAGTCGTCAAGGAATGCGTTCGCTGATCATCGATCTGCGTGACAATCCCGGCGGATTGTTGCCCGCGTCGGTGGAAGTCGCCGATCGGTTCATCGACAACGGTCGAATCCTAACCACCCGAGGTCGCAACGCTCGCGAAAACTTTGACTACTCGGCTCACCGTGCCAACACATGGAATGTTCCGTTGGCGGTCTTGATTGACCGAAACAGTGCGAGTGCCAGCGAGATCTTCTCCGGTGCAATTCGCGATTCCAACCGTGGAACGGTCGTCGGCGAAAAAAGCTATGGTAAAGGTAGCGTGCAGGGCATCTTCCGAATGCAAGCCGCCCAGTTCGGGCTGTGCCTGACAACGGCGAAGTTCTACTCGCCAAGCGGTCGAGCGATCAGTCGCAACGGAGTGGAACCACACCTGTCCGTGCCGCCAACCTACATCGCGGCTCGCCCGGATGAGAACGGACGATTGGTCACGGAATTGGAAGACGACGTGCTCCAACGAGCCATCGAACACTTGGCTCAACCGGCACACTGA
- a CDS encoding DUF350 domain-containing protein has protein sequence MVDPTPATGTSLDLLLQHLIAACVFSVVGIVVFMGCLVLMEKLTPFSILHEIGEEHNLAVSIVVAAIVLGVSIIIAASVIG, from the coding sequence GTGGTGGATCCGACACCCGCGACCGGCACCAGTCTGGATTTGCTTTTGCAGCATCTGATTGCCGCTTGCGTGTTCTCCGTAGTCGGAATCGTTGTCTTCATGGGCTGTCTGGTGCTGATGGAAAAGCTCACGCCCTTCTCGATCCTGCACGAGATCGGCGAAGAGCACAACTTGGCAGTCTCGATCGTCGTCGCCGCGATCGTGCTCGGCGTCTCCATCATCATCGCCGCCTCCGTGATCGGTTGA
- a CDS encoding DUF4178 domain-containing protein → MVSVCEFCHTAVARGDKDIEDYGKVSDLVETDSVVQLGSTGSFRGKPFEVIGRVQYDHAAGGVWDEWYLRFPGDKMAWLAEAQGQLHLTFERPVRTKSPLPDFDSLSLGQIVHYGGQDLTVAELGVAKARSAQGEIPWQFRPNDDHRYVDLHGAPEPEGGSWFATFDYSRGEQHTFIGRTVTKEKLNLSTPDWQPDPGSGTIAVASLHLNCPKCGGSLDLHAPKETLRVGCQHCGALLSNDDGRLKLLTMLEQREMHTSLPLGIRGTIEGTEYIIIGIMARFVRYAGTTYPWTEYLLYAPGIGFRWLVENDRHWSFVQPVTGHAMDPLATRLRYDGDSFRIYDRATAIVRHVIGEFYWKVQQGNCVETADFIAPPRMLSIEDSFEGRTHERVVSLGTYMKPSEIEEAFGVENLTRPWGVGVIQPAPKISFGVWLAWAGFCFYMFIIYLGNHRSASSATPSADGWMLFYGLLFVSAIPIGCLVYIHNFEVSRWKDSDFSPYASSDD, encoded by the coding sequence ATGGTCAGCGTCTGCGAATTCTGCCACACCGCAGTCGCTCGCGGTGACAAAGACATCGAGGACTACGGCAAAGTCAGCGATCTTGTTGAGACCGATTCGGTTGTTCAGCTTGGTTCGACCGGATCCTTTCGGGGCAAGCCCTTCGAAGTGATCGGCCGAGTTCAATACGACCACGCCGCCGGCGGCGTTTGGGACGAGTGGTACTTGCGGTTCCCGGGCGACAAGATGGCTTGGTTGGCTGAGGCTCAAGGCCAATTGCATCTGACGTTTGAACGACCGGTACGAACGAAGTCTCCTTTGCCCGATTTCGATTCGCTGTCGCTGGGACAGATCGTTCATTACGGCGGACAGGATTTGACCGTCGCTGAGTTGGGCGTCGCCAAGGCGAGATCGGCTCAAGGCGAAATCCCTTGGCAGTTTCGTCCCAATGACGACCATCGCTATGTGGATCTGCACGGAGCTCCTGAGCCCGAAGGCGGATCATGGTTTGCCACCTTTGATTACTCACGCGGCGAACAACACACATTCATCGGCCGCACAGTTACGAAAGAAAAACTGAACCTGTCGACTCCCGATTGGCAGCCTGATCCTGGATCAGGAACGATCGCGGTCGCATCGCTTCATCTGAATTGTCCCAAGTGCGGCGGTTCGCTGGACCTTCATGCACCAAAAGAAACACTGCGAGTTGGATGCCAACACTGCGGTGCGTTGTTGTCCAACGATGATGGGCGGCTGAAATTGCTGACGATGTTGGAACAACGTGAGATGCACACGTCGTTGCCGCTCGGCATTCGAGGAACCATCGAAGGCACCGAATACATCATCATCGGCATCATGGCTCGCTTCGTGCGTTACGCGGGCACAACGTATCCCTGGACGGAATACCTGCTCTACGCACCAGGGATCGGATTCCGATGGTTGGTCGAAAATGATCGCCATTGGTCATTCGTCCAGCCCGTCACCGGACATGCGATGGATCCTCTGGCCACTCGCCTTCGATATGACGGTGATTCCTTTCGCATCTACGACCGCGCCACCGCGATTGTCCGACATGTGATCGGCGAGTTCTACTGGAAAGTCCAACAAGGCAACTGTGTCGAGACTGCGGACTTCATAGCCCCGCCAAGAATGCTGTCGATCGAAGACAGTTTCGAAGGCAGGACACACGAACGTGTTGTGTCATTGGGGACCTACATGAAACCGAGTGAGATTGAAGAAGCTTTCGGCGTCGAAAACCTGACGCGTCCTTGGGGCGTCGGCGTGATCCAACCTGCGCCCAAAATCTCCTTTGGAGTTTGGCTCGCCTGGGCTGGGTTCTGCTTCTACATGTTCATCATTTACCTCGGCAACCATCGTTCTGCCTCATCCGCAACACCGTCCGCTGACGGCTGGATGCTGTTTTACGGGTTGCTGTTTGTTTCAGCGATTCCGATTGGATGCTTGGTTTACATACACAACTTCGAAGTCTCCCGCTGGAAAGACAGCGACTTCAGTCCCTACGCCAGCAGTGATGACTGA
- a CDS encoding S-adenosylmethionine decarboxylase family protein produces MPATPVNATTNKTSDSSTAAPSISVGGQWIVDASGCDPKTLQSLATIQSICQDVIASLGLKVVGEPQSHVFGPPHGVTALYLLSESHLAVHTYPEHGVATFNLVCCRETAVWDWQTQLQSRLNATNVRVRHLRRGAWETNEASDTHCCNASSTHIPEAITEVDE; encoded by the coding sequence GTGCCCGCGACGCCTGTCAACGCAACGACGAACAAAACGAGTGATTCATCCACCGCTGCGCCGTCCATCAGCGTCGGCGGGCAGTGGATAGTCGATGCGTCAGGGTGTGATCCGAAAACGCTTCAGTCCTTGGCGACAATCCAGTCGATCTGTCAGGACGTGATCGCGTCGCTGGGTTTGAAAGTGGTTGGCGAACCGCAATCGCATGTCTTTGGACCACCGCACGGCGTCACGGCGTTGTATCTGCTTTCTGAATCACACTTGGCGGTGCACACCTATCCTGAACACGGCGTTGCCACGTTCAATCTGGTTTGCTGCCGAGAAACCGCCGTGTGGGATTGGCAGACGCAGTTGCAATCTCGTTTGAACGCGACCAACGTGCGAGTCCGACACCTTCGTCGAGGAGCTTGGGAGACCAACGAAGCCTCAGACACGCACTGCTGCAACGCATCGTCCACACACATTCCGGAAGCCATCACCGAGGTCGACGAATGA
- a CDS encoding SPFH domain-containing protein, with translation MGLFDLIRSELIDIIEWIDDTQHTLVWRFPRHDNEIKNGAQLIVRPGQTAVFVYKGEIADIYPPGHYQLTTDNMPVMTTLQGWKYGFDSPFKAEVYFVSTRQLTDLKWGTPNPIMLRDPEFGPIRIRAFGTYALRAVDPKALLLEIVGTNGEFGADDVNVLLRSIIQSSFADLIGSSQIAALDLASNYEQLAAQLRERVVEKIDDEYGLDCPQLFIVNISLPESVEKALDTRTSMGVIGDMNRFQQFQMGQAMTSAAENGGGGGAAEGLGLGLGVAMAGRMMPGAMNPGAMNPGAAAGSGGPPPPPAATAWYVAKDGVTHGPFTAEQIRSGIGSGEMGAESMVWSSGMGGWLMAKDVPALASMLAAGSPPPPPPAN, from the coding sequence GTGGGACTGTTTGATCTGATTCGTTCAGAATTGATTGACATCATCGAATGGATCGATGACACACAACATACGTTGGTGTGGCGATTCCCTCGGCATGACAACGAAATCAAAAACGGAGCGCAATTGATTGTGCGTCCGGGCCAGACGGCCGTCTTTGTTTACAAAGGCGAAATCGCCGACATCTACCCGCCCGGTCATTACCAACTGACGACCGACAACATGCCCGTCATGACGACGCTGCAGGGTTGGAAGTACGGATTCGACAGCCCGTTCAAAGCCGAAGTTTACTTCGTCAGCACCCGCCAGCTGACCGATCTGAAGTGGGGCACGCCCAATCCGATCATGTTGCGAGACCCCGAGTTCGGTCCGATTCGAATTCGCGCCTTCGGAACATACGCGTTGCGTGCCGTCGATCCCAAAGCGTTGCTGCTGGAAATTGTGGGCACCAACGGTGAATTCGGTGCAGACGATGTCAACGTGCTGTTGCGTTCGATCATCCAATCTTCATTCGCGGACCTGATCGGCTCATCGCAAATCGCCGCTTTGGATCTGGCCAGCAATTACGAGCAACTCGCCGCTCAACTTCGCGAACGCGTCGTTGAAAAGATCGACGACGAGTACGGTTTGGATTGCCCCCAGCTTTTCATCGTCAACATCTCACTTCCCGAGTCGGTTGAGAAAGCTCTCGACACGCGGACGAGCATGGGTGTGATCGGCGACATGAATCGGTTCCAACAATTCCAAATGGGCCAAGCGATGACATCGGCTGCCGAGAACGGTGGCGGCGGTGGGGCGGCCGAAGGCTTGGGACTGGGACTCGGTGTCGCGATGGCCGGTCGGATGATGCCTGGCGCGATGAACCCTGGTGCGATGAACCCCGGCGCAGCAGCGGGATCCGGCGGACCTCCTCCACCCCCCGCTGCAACGGCGTGGTACGTCGCAAAGGATGGCGTGACGCATGGTCCATTCACGGCCGAGCAAATTCGATCCGGAATTGGAAGCGGAGAGATGGGAGCCGAATCAATGGTTTGGTCTTCCGGAATGGGCGGATGGTTGATGGCCAAAGATGTTCCCGCTTTGGCATCGATGCTGGCCGCTGGCAGTCCTCCGCCACCGCCACCAGCGAACTGA